Proteins encoded together in one Deinococcus hopiensis KR-140 window:
- a CDS encoding MDR family MFS transporter, producing MSDAHAAPSSLSPTEARVRQLATTGLVLGVFLAALESSVVASAMPSVIADLGGQRLYALPFAVYLLTSTVSSPLWGRASDVLGRRRLYLAGVVVFLLGSALCGLAQSMPWLIAARAFQGLGAGALLPLTLTIIGETYSLTERGRVQAFISGVWGLSGLVGPLLGGWLTDTLSWRWTFYVSLPFGVAALLIALRHLRETGTPRSARLDWLGAALFTLGSGLTVWGLEGKAWPLVALGVATLIAAVAAERRHPSPLLPMKALAHRTTAIAFAGNFMGGAAYFGVIAYLPLYAQHLGGRGATGAGAILTPMLVGWTLTSILSARLLHRVSLARLAQIGFVVLTGTFAAMTFVVHSPLWVTSALGFVVGMGMGFAMLSLLLAAQDEAARPELGAVTSGVLFARQMGGALGVALMALLIGEAAIQAGGSGLADGLRRAYLLALGLVAAGLALSLGLKGKRPVTAES from the coding sequence ATGAGCGACGCCCACGCTGCCCCTTCCTCCCTCTCCCCCACCGAGGCGCGCGTCCGGCAACTGGCAACGACGGGCCTGGTGCTGGGCGTATTTCTGGCGGCCCTGGAATCGAGCGTGGTGGCGAGCGCGATGCCCAGCGTGATCGCGGACCTGGGCGGGCAGCGGCTGTATGCCCTGCCGTTCGCCGTGTACCTCCTGACGAGCACGGTGAGCAGTCCGCTGTGGGGCCGCGCTTCCGACGTGCTGGGGCGCAGGCGACTGTACCTGGCAGGCGTGGTGGTGTTCCTGCTGGGCAGCGCCCTGTGCGGGCTGGCGCAGAGCATGCCGTGGCTGATCGCCGCGCGGGCCTTTCAGGGGCTGGGGGCGGGGGCGCTGCTGCCCCTCACGCTGACCATCATCGGGGAGACGTACTCGCTGACCGAGCGGGGACGGGTTCAGGCCTTTATCAGCGGAGTCTGGGGGCTATCGGGCCTCGTCGGGCCGCTGCTGGGCGGCTGGCTGACGGACACGCTGTCGTGGCGCTGGACCTTTTACGTCAGCCTGCCGTTCGGGGTAGCGGCCCTGCTCATCGCCCTGCGGCACCTGCGCGAAACGGGCACGCCGCGCTCCGCAAGACTCGACTGGCTCGGTGCGGCCCTCTTCACGCTGGGCAGCGGCCTGACGGTGTGGGGGCTGGAGGGCAAGGCGTGGCCCCTTGTGGCGCTGGGCGTGGCGACGCTGATCGCCGCCGTGGCCGCCGAGCGCCGCCATCCCTCGCCGCTGCTGCCCATGAAGGCCCTCGCGCACCGCACCACCGCCATCGCCTTTGCGGGCAACTTCATGGGCGGCGCGGCCTACTTCGGCGTCATCGCGTACCTGCCCCTCTACGCGCAGCACCTGGGGGGCCGGGGTGCGACGGGCGCGGGGGCCATCCTCACGCCCATGCTGGTGGGCTGGACGCTGACGAGCATCCTCAGCGCGCGGCTGCTGCACCGCGTCTCGCTCGCCCGGCTCGCGCAGATCGGCTTCGTGGTACTGACGGGGACGTTCGCAGCCATGACGTTCGTGGTCCACTCACCGCTGTGGGTCACGTCGGCGCTGGGCTTTGTCGTAGGTATGGGGATGGGCTTTGCGATGCTCAGCCTGCTGCTCGCGGCCCAGGACGAGGCCGCACGCCCCGAACTCGGCGCGGTCACGAGCGGCGTCCTGTTTGCCCGGCAGATGGGCGGCGCGCTCGGCGTGGCGCTAATGGCGCTGCTGATCGGCGAGGCGGCCATTCAGGCGGGCGGCAGTGGCCTGGCCGATGGGTTGCGCCGCGCCTATCTGCTCGCGCTGGGGCTCGTGGCGGCGGGCCTGGCGCTGAGCCTGGGGCTCAAGGGAAAGAGACCGGTGACGGCCGAGAGTTAG